In the genome of Helicovermis profundi, the window AATTTTCTCGTTCTGTCAATTCTTACAGAAATAACATCACTAGAGTCTAATTCATACTCTAACCACGCACCCCTATTAGGTATAATTGTAGAAGAATAAAGCTTGTTACCAACTTTATCTAATTTCATATCATAGTAAGGTCCTGGTGATCTAACCAGCTGACTTACTATTACCCTTTCTGCACCGTTAATAACAAAAGTTCCTGTTTCGGTCATAAGAGGAAAATCTCCCATAAAAACTTTTTGTTCTTTAACTTCGCCAGTTTCTTTGTTGATGAACCTAACCTGCACCTTAAGGGGTACAGCGTAAGTAACATCTCTTTCTTTACATTCTTCAACATCATACTTCGCTTCATCTTCTAGTTTGTAATCAATAAATTCTAGAATCAAATTACCAGTATAATCTTGAATTGGTGAAATGTCATTGAAAGCTTCCATTAAACCATCTTTTAAAAACCATGCATATGATTTTTTTTGAATTTCAATAAAATTAGGAGTATCCAAAATTTTAGAAATTCTTGAGAAATCCATCCTTGTACGTTTACCGAGCTGTATAGGCTGTGGCATTCATTATTCACCCCTCATAATTGAAGTAAAAAGGCTTGTCTATGAAAAACCTTTATATATTTTAGGACATATGTCCATAATAAACTATAAAAACATCATTTTTTGCCTATGAAAAAAACAAAAAATAACAAAAAAGACCATACTAATCCATGTTACATAGTCTCCGCATTTTACAATGCTATCACATATGAAAAACAATGTCAAGACTCACGAAGAAAAAAAGCAGTGCGATTAAGAATAATAAAATAATATTTAAAACACGCCTTTATGTTTTAAATATTATTTTATTATTCTTAATCATAGGGCTAACAGCCCGTGGCAAAGAAAAACGAAGTTTTTCTGGGACGCACTGCTTATATACCTTTTAAAATATAAGCAAAAACCTTTATCTTTTAATCACCATTTTATTATTCTTAATCATAGGGCTAACAGCCGCGCTATAAAAAACGAAGTTTTTCTGGGACGCACTGCTTATATACCTTTTAAAATATAAGCAAAACCCTTTATGTTTTAATCACCATTTTATTATTCTTAATCATAGGGCTAACAGCCGCGCTATAAAAAACGAAGTTTTTCTGGGACGCACTGCTTATATACCTTTTAAATATAAGCAATATCCTTTATCTTTTAATCACCATTTTATTATTCTTAATCATAGGGCTAACAGCCGCGCTATAAAAAACGAAGTTTTTCTGGGACGCACTGCTTATATACCTTTTAAATATAAGCAACACACTTTAACTTTTAATCACCATTTTATTATTCTTAATCATAGGGCTAACAGCCGCGCTATAAAAAACGAAGTTTTTCTGGGACGCACTGCTTATACTTCTTTTTAAATATAATAAATTTCATCTAACTTTTACAAGCGTATACAAATAAAAACTAAATAATTTAAAACTATAAAATAAATATGATTATTTTATACTATTAAAACACTTAGTTTTTATTACTTTATATTTTCCTAATTAGATGAACATTTAAGTAATAAAAAAGGGCTTCTAAACAGAAGCCCTCTAATTGCATTACTTAATTTCTACTGCTGCTCCAGCTGCTTCTAATTTAGCTTTAACTTCTTCAGCTTCTTCTTTAGAAACGCCTTCTTTAACTGCAGTTGGTGCTCCATCAACTACTGCTTTTGCTTCTTTAAGTCCTAAAGCAGTAATTTCTCTTACAGCTTTAATAACTCCAATTTTCTTAGCTCCAGCGTTTGATAAAATAACATCAAATTCAGTTTTTTCTTCAACAGCAGCTCCGCCAGCAGCTCCAGCCATCATTACAGGAGCAGATGCAGAAACACCAAATTCTTCTTCACATGCACTAACTAATTCATTTAATTCTAAAACAGTCATACCTTTTATAGCTTCAATAATTTGTTCTTTAGTCATTTTGTTACACCTCCGTATTTTATATAAAACTCAACTTTTTTACAATCTATTACTCTGCGCTTGCAGCTTCTGAACCATTATCTTTATCGATAATATTTTGAAGTAAGTATGCAAAATTCGATATTGGCGCTTTAAAGCTACCAAGTAATTTAGCAAGAAGAACTTCTCTTGAAGGAATATCTGCAATTACTTTGATCTTATCAATGTCGTAATACTCGCCTTCAATAATACCCGCTTTTAATTCTAAAGCTTTATGATCTTTTGCAAAATCTTTTATAATTTTTGCTGGAACCACTGGATCATTATAACCAAAAGCAATAGCATTCGGTCCAGTCAATTCAACAGTTAAAGATTCAAATTTTGTATCTTTAATTGCTAACTTAGTAAAATTATTTTTGTAAACTTTATACTCAACACCAGCTTCTCTAAATTGTTTTCTTAACTCGTTAGCATCTTCAACTGACAAGCCTCTGTAATCAACAAGAATTGCTGATTGAGCATTTTCAAATTTACCTTTAATCTCTTCAACTTTTTGTTTTTTGAGTTCTAGGTTAGTTGACATCTATTGTCCACCTCCTCATATTTTGTTTTTGCTTCAAGTAGTTTTCCAAAATAAAAATCTCCCTTGTAAACAAGAGAGATTTATATGTTCGCCTCGATCATATATATTCAATCTCGGTAGGAAATTAAGCACCTGCACCTACTGTCTACGATTAGCATTCAATTTAATCTTGATAATTATAACATTGACTTATAAATAAGTCAACTATTAACTAAAATTTTGTTGAAATTAATTTAAGTCCAGGACCCATTGTACTTGTAAGAGTAACATTTCTTAAATAAGTACCCTTTGCAGCAACTGGTCTAGCTTTAACAATTGCATCCATAACAATTTTAATATTGTCTGATAATTTTTCTTCATCAAATGAAGCTTTACCTACCGAACAATGAATAATATTAGTTTTATCAAGCCTGTATTCAACTTTACCAGCTTTAATTTCGTTAACTGCTTTTTCAACATCAAAAGTTACAGTTCCCGATTTTGGATTTGGCATTAAACCTTTTGGTCCAAGTACACGGCCAAGTCTTCCTACTAATCCCATCATATCTGGTGTAGCAACAATTACATCAAATTCGAACCAGTTTTCAGTTTGAATTTTTTTAATCATATCATCAGCACCAACAAAATCAGCGCCTGCCTTTTCAGCTTCTAAAGCTTTTTCTCCTTTAGCAACTACTAAAACTCTTTTAGTTTTACCAGTTCCATGAGGAAGTACTACCGCGCCTCTAACTTGTTGATCTGCATGTCTACCATCAACTCCAAGTTTAACATGAAGTTCAATAGTTTCATCAAATTTAGCGCTTGCTGTTTTTTTAATTACAGAAACAGCTTCTTCAAGATCATAAGATTTATTCTTATCAACTAGTTTTAATGCTGCTTCATATCTCTTACCTAATTTAGCCATTTTTTCCTCCTTGTGGTATTAACGGAATTCCTCCCACTATTAGAATTAGTCTTCTACGACTACTCCCATACTTCTAGCTGTTCCTGCTATCATACTCATAGCAGCTTCTAAACTACCTGCTGATAAATCAGGCATTTTAAGCTCAGCAATTTCTTTAATTTGTTCTTTCGAAATAGTTGCAACTTTGTTTCTGTTTGGTTCTCCAGAACCTTTTTCTAAACCAATTGATTTTTTAATTAAAACTGCAGCTGGTGGAGTTTTAGTAATAAATGAATATGATCTATCTTGATATACCGTAATAACAACAGGAATAATCAATCCGTTTTGATCTGAAGTTTTTGCATTGAATTCTTTACAGAACTGCATAATATTAACACCGTGTTGTCCTAATGCTGGACCAACTGGCGGCGCTGGAGTTGCCTTGCCTGCAGGAATTTGCAATTTAATCATACCAGTAACTTTCTTTGCCATCTTTCGCACCTCCTTAATACATCTTTTTTATCAAATAAAATACATTAGTATCTTATATGCGCGTCATTAAACATACTCTTTTGTTAAATTTTTTCAACTTGTGAAAACTCAAGTTCAACAGGTGTTTCCCTGCCAAACATAGAAATTAAAACTTTTAAACTTTGTCTTTCCATATTGATATCTTCAACATGTCCAACAAACGTTTCAAACGGACCGGAAATAACCCTAATGCTATCATTAATTTCAATATCTATGACTAAAATTTTCTTTTCAATACCCATTTTACGAACTTCTTCATTTGTAAGTGGTATTGGCTTAGAACCTGGTCCTACAAAACCAGTTACTCCACGTGTATTTCTTACGATATACCAAGATTCATCCGTCATAAACATTTTAACAATAACATAACCAGGAAATATCTTTTTTTGCCTTGTTTTCTTTTTCCCATTCTTAACTTCAGTTACTTCTTCAGTCGGAACAGAGACTTCGAGTATAACGTCTTCCATACCACGATTTTCAACGATTTTTTCTATATTTGCTTTTACTTTATTTTCATGACCCGAATAGGTATGAACAACGTACCAATTAGCATTTTCAGACATAAGCTCCTGATCATCTAGGGATGACCTTCGACCCCCCTTTTTACCTTTTTACATAAACATTTTTAAAATTGTTTTAAACGCTAAGTCTAAAACACCTATCGCAACCGATGTTAAAACACATACTGTTAAAACAACCACAGTATTATTTATCACTTCTTTACGATTAGGCCAATTAACTTTTTTTAACTCCGATTTAATACCTTTAAAGAATTTTCCGCCTTCTTTTTTCACTGCATTAGATTGAGTAGCCATATTTTTTCACATCCTCACTTAGTAATTTTGTATTACTTAGTTTCCTTATGAACCGTATGCGTTTTACAGAATTTACAGTACTTTTTTAATTCGATTCTATCTGGGTTATTTCTCTTATTCTTAGTAGTGTCGTAATTTCTTTGTTTACATTCAGTACACGCTAATGTAATTTTAACTCTCATCGTTAACACCTCCCACTACACTAATTGAAAAACTAAAAGAGTCTAAGCACATTTTACTCCAGTTTAACATCACTAACTTAACCTATCATATTTACTTATTTGTGTCAACGTTTTTTATAAAAATGCGCACAAATAAAAAATGACGAATTTTTATTCGCCAAAAATTTTTTAAATTATCTATTATAATAAATGTCTTTTACAAAACAAAATTATACTCTGATTTCTTTTAAATAACAAGTGCTTTTAGAAGATTATTTATTTAATTAGGCAAATCGTGCATATAATTTTCTATTTATTACAAAATTTCCATTTTCCTCGTTTGGGAGTCTATCCCAATAATAAAAAAAGAGAAAGATCAGACTCCCCTAAGCTTTGCTTACTTCATCCCTACTTAAAATATATATCGCTTTTCTTGGTTTGCACTGCTACCGACGAACTCCATTTCTTCGAAATTCCCATTCGTCTCATTTGGGACACTATCCCAATAATAAAAAAAGAGAGAAGAAACTTTTGTAAGCTTTGCTTACTTCGTCCGCATTTAACGGTATATCGTTTCTCTTGGTTTGCACTGCTACCGACGAACTCCATTTCTTCGAAATTCCCATTCGTCTTATTTGGAACACTATCCCAATAATAAAAAAAGAGAAAGATCAGACTCTTATAAGCTTTGCTTACTTCGTCCGATCTTTCTCTTTTTTTATTGCAGTGCTTTATTCAACAATTTTTATTACTGATCCAGCTCCTACTGTTCTTCCACCTTCACGTATTGAGAATTTTAAGCCTTCTTCAATTGCGATTGGTGAAATTAATTCGATTGTCATTTCTATATTATCTCCAGGCATACACATTTCTACTCCCTCTGGAAGTTGTGCTGCTCCTGTTACGTCTGTTGTTCTAAAGAAAAATTGTGGTCTATATCCATTAAAGAATGGTGTATGTCTTCCGCCTTCTTCTTTCTTTAATACATATACTTGTGCTTCAAATTTTGTATGTGGATTTACTGAACCTGGTTTTGAAAGTACTTGACCTCTTTCAATTTCAGCTCTTTGAATTCCTCTTAGTAATAATCCTACGTTATCTCCTGCTCTTCCTTCTGCTAGAAGTTTTCTGAACATTTCTACGCCTGTTACTACTACTTTTCTTTTTTCTTCTGCAAGTCCTACTAACTCTACTTCTTCTGATACTTTTATAATTCCTCTTTCTATTCTTCCTGTAGCTACTGTTCCTCTTCCTGTTATTGAGAACACGTCTTCTACTGGCATTAAGAAAGGTTTATCTGTATCTCTTTCTGGCTCTGGAACATACTCATCAATTATTTCAAATAATTCAATAATTTTTTCCGCCCATTCTGGTTCGCCTTGTAATGCTTTTAGAGCTGATCCTCTTACGATTGGAGTATCGTCTCCTGGAAAATCATATGCATCTAATAATTCTCTGATTTCCATTTCTACTAACTCTAATAATTCTTCATCATCTACCATATCACACTTGTTTAAGAATACTACGATATATGGTACTCCAACTTGTCTTGATAATAAGATATGCTCTCTAGTTTGAGGCATTGGTCCATCTGCTGCTGATACTACTAAAATCGATCCATCCATTTGTGCTGCTCCTGTAATCATGTTCTTTACATAGTCAGCATGGCCTGGGCAATCCACGTGTGCGTAGTGTCTCTTTGGTGTTTCATACTCAACGTGAGCTGTTGATATTGTAATACCTCTTTCTCTCTCTTCTGGTGCTTTATCGATATTATCAAAATCTACTTTTTCACCTAATTGATACTTATCAAATAATACTTTTGTTATTGCTGCTGTTAATGTTGTTTTACCGTGATCTACGTGTCCTAT includes:
- the rplL gene encoding 50S ribosomal protein L7/L12, which gives rise to MTKEQIIEAIKGMTVLELNELVSACEEEFGVSASAPVMMAGAAGGAAVEEKTEFDVILSNAGAKKIGVIKAVREITALGLKEAKAVVDGAPTAVKEGVSKEEAEEVKAKLEAAGAAVEIK
- the rplJ gene encoding 50S ribosomal protein L10, whose translation is MSTNLELKKQKVEEIKGKFENAQSAILVDYRGLSVEDANELRKQFREAGVEYKVYKNNFTKLAIKDTKFESLTVELTGPNAIAFGYNDPVVPAKIIKDFAKDHKALELKAGIIEGEYYDIDKIKVIADIPSREVLLAKLLGSFKAPISNFAYLLQNIIDKDNGSEAASAE
- the rplA gene encoding 50S ribosomal protein L1; translated protein: MAKLGKRYEAALKLVDKNKSYDLEEAVSVIKKTASAKFDETIELHVKLGVDGRHADQQVRGAVVLPHGTGKTKRVLVVAKGEKALEAEKAGADFVGADDMIKKIQTENWFEFDVIVATPDMMGLVGRLGRVLGPKGLMPNPKSGTVTFDVEKAVNEIKAGKVEYRLDKTNIIHCSVGKASFDEEKLSDNIKIVMDAIVKARPVAAKGTYLRNVTLTSTMGPGLKLISTKF
- the rplK gene encoding 50S ribosomal protein L11; protein product: MAKKVTGMIKLQIPAGKATPAPPVGPALGQHGVNIMQFCKEFNAKTSDQNGLIIPVVITVYQDRSYSFITKTPPAAVLIKKSIGLEKGSGEPNRNKVATISKEQIKEIAELKMPDLSAGSLEAAMSMIAGTARSMGVVVED
- the nusG gene encoding transcription termination/antitermination protein NusG, yielding MSENANWYVVHTYSGHENKVKANIEKIVENRGMEDVILEVSVPTEEVTEVKNGKKKTRQKKIFPGYVIVKMFMTDESWYIVRNTRGVTGFVGPGSKPIPLTNEEVRKMGIEKKILVIDIEINDSIRVISGPFETFVGHVEDINMERQSLKVLISMFGRETPVELEFSQVEKI
- the secE gene encoding preprotein translocase subunit SecE — protein: MATQSNAVKKEGGKFFKGIKSELKKVNWPNRKEVINNTVVVLTVCVLTSVAIGVLDLAFKTILKMFM
- the rpmG gene encoding 50S ribosomal protein L33, with the protein product MRVKITLACTECKQRNYDTTKNKRNNPDRIELKKYCKFCKTHTVHKETK
- the tuf gene encoding elongation factor Tu, which codes for MAKQTFERNKPHVNIGTIGHVDHGKTTLTAAITKVLFDKYQLGEKVDFDNIDKAPEERERGITISTAHVEYETPKRHYAHVDCPGHADYVKNMITGAAQMDGSILVVSAADGPMPQTREHILLSRQVGVPYIVVFLNKCDMVDDEELLELVEMEIRELLDAYDFPGDDTPIVRGSALKALQGEPEWAEKIIELFEIIDEYVPEPERDTDKPFLMPVEDVFSITGRGTVATGRIERGIIKVSEEVELVGLAEEKRKVVVTGVEMFRKLLAEGRAGDNVGLLLRGIQRAEIERGQVLSKPGSVNPHTKFEAQVYVLKKEEGGRHTPFFNGYRPQFFFRTTDVTGAAQLPEGVEMCMPGDNIEMTIELISPIAIEEGLKFSIREGGRTVGAGSVIKIVE